In the genome of Pseudomonas bubulae, one region contains:
- the phoU gene encoding phosphate signaling complex protein PhoU, with translation MISKDGLTHHISAQFNAELEDVRSHLLAMGGLVEKQVNDAVTALIEADSGLAQQVREIDEQINQMERNIDEECLRILARRQPAASDLRLIISISKSVIDLERIGDEATKIARRAIQLCEEGEAPRGYVEVRHIGDQVRNMVRDALDAFARFDADLALSVAQYDKIIDREYKTALRELATYMMEDPRSITRVLSIIWVLRSLERIGDHARNISELVIYLVRGTDVRHMGLKRMREEVQGTGADNANVASSPDDK, from the coding sequence ATGATTTCAAAGGATGGCCTCACCCATCACATTTCCGCGCAGTTCAACGCGGAACTCGAAGACGTGCGCAGCCACCTGCTGGCGATGGGCGGCCTGGTCGAGAAGCAGGTCAACGATGCGGTGACCGCACTGATCGAGGCCGACTCGGGCCTGGCGCAACAGGTGCGTGAGATCGATGAACAGATCAACCAGATGGAGCGCAATATCGACGAGGAGTGCCTGCGCATTCTGGCCCGTCGTCAGCCTGCGGCGTCTGACTTGCGATTGATCATCAGCATTTCCAAGTCGGTGATCGACCTGGAACGCATTGGTGACGAAGCGACCAAGATCGCCCGTCGGGCCATTCAGTTGTGCGAAGAAGGTGAGGCGCCGCGCGGCTACGTTGAAGTGCGCCATATCGGTGACCAGGTGCGCAATATGGTGCGTGATGCACTGGATGCGTTTGCCCGCTTTGACGCCGATCTTGCCCTGTCTGTGGCGCAGTACGACAAAATCATCGACCGTGAGTACAAGACCGCGCTGCGTGAGCTGGCCACTTACATGATGGAAGATCCGCGTTCGATCACGCGTGTGTTGAGCATCATCTGGGTGCTGCGCTCACTGGAACGTATCGGCGACCACGCCCGCAATATCTCGGAGCTGGTGATTTATCTGGTACGCGGTACAGACGTGCGGCACATGGGTCTCAAGCGCATGCGCGAAGAAGTTCAGGGCACGGGTGCCGATAACGCTAATGTTGCGTCGTCGCCTGACGATAAATAA
- a CDS encoding response regulator, with protein sequence MSKVSVLVVDDASFIRDLVKNCLRNYFPGIRIEDAVNGRKAQALLSREAFDLVLCDWEMPEMSGLELLTWCREQDRLKTLPFIMVTSRGDKENVIQAIQAGVSDFVSKPFTNEQLLSKVKKAFTKAGLLSAVMASTPTRVNSAFGNDSLNALTGGKAQVVTPTSVTSAPVAPAPRPAPVAAPALTSRGQGQLRLPSGTQTCVIKALSLKEALLVVRRGEVLPQVLDSAVLDLEQGENAEVARLNGYLHAIVAFEPKPDSAWLQLTFRFVDQDADKMNYLSRLIAHGTAQKHFVPGA encoded by the coding sequence ATGAGCAAGGTTAGTGTGCTGGTGGTAGATGACGCGTCGTTTATTCGTGATCTGGTTAAAAATTGCCTGCGTAACTACTTCCCGGGCATCAGGATCGAAGACGCGGTCAACGGCCGCAAAGCCCAGGCCTTGCTGTCCCGTGAAGCCTTCGATCTGGTGCTGTGCGACTGGGAAATGCCGGAGATGTCCGGCCTTGAGCTGTTGACCTGGTGCCGCGAGCAAGACCGTCTGAAAACGCTGCCCTTTATCATGGTCACCAGCCGTGGTGACAAAGAGAACGTGATCCAGGCCATTCAGGCCGGAGTTTCGGATTTCGTCAGCAAACCCTTCACCAATGAGCAGTTACTGTCGAAGGTGAAGAAGGCGTTCACCAAGGCGGGATTGCTGAGCGCCGTGATGGCCAGCACCCCGACGCGGGTTAATTCGGCCTTTGGCAATGACTCGCTGAATGCATTGACCGGTGGCAAGGCGCAGGTCGTGACCCCGACGTCGGTGACATCTGCCCCGGTTGCCCCGGCACCACGGCCGGCACCTGTCGCGGCACCGGCGCTGACCAGCCGTGGTCAGGGGCAACTGCGTTTGCCCAGCGGTACCCAAACCTGCGTGATCAAGGCGTTGAGCCTCAAGGAGGCGCTGCTGGTGGTGCGTCGTGGCGAAGTGCTGCCTCAGGTACTGGACAGTGCCGTACTCGACCTTGAGCAGGGCGAGAACGCCGAGGTGGCGCGTTTGAACGGTTATCTGCATGCCATCGTGGCATTCGAGCCAAAACCGGACAGTGCGTGGTTGCAACTGACCTTTCGCTTTGTCGATCAGGACGCCGACAAAATGAACTATCTCTCGCGGCTGATCGCCCACGGCACGGCGCAGAAGCATTTTGTGCCGGGTGCGTGA